Proteins encoded within one genomic window of Streptomyces sp. NBC_01237:
- a CDS encoding acyl-CoA dehydrogenase family protein, translating to MREAVAAASSGLTELVGDRASAWDRAGRLPEDVVRKLGAAGQLATQIPARYGGPGWTSADSGEFTARAGSLCSSLRSVMTSQGMAAWTVERLGDPAQAAELLPRLASGVTAAVAFSEPQAGSDLSAIATTVTVEGDTLVLTGHKKWVTAAAYADLFLVVARMGEEGAVVVVDRAAPGVQVRRVADPLGCRAAGHAEVRLDGVRLPIGSLLGGGRQPLSLLVTTALAYGRISVAWGCVGILRACVAAARDHAASRHQFGRPLGQHQLVARHLADLWTAEQVATRACEHASRRWDENGADLATAIVLAKYVSARNAATGAAAAVQVLASAGAQDGHIVARAYRDAKLMEIIEGSNEVCQLILAEHTLGRR from the coding sequence ATGCGTGAAGCGGTCGCCGCGGCGTCCTCGGGCCTCACCGAACTGGTCGGCGACCGGGCGTCCGCCTGGGACCGGGCGGGCCGGCTGCCCGAGGATGTGGTGCGGAAGCTCGGTGCGGCCGGGCAGTTGGCCACTCAGATCCCGGCGAGGTACGGCGGACCGGGGTGGACCAGCGCGGACAGCGGCGAGTTCACCGCCCGTGCCGGCAGCCTGTGCAGCTCGCTGCGGAGTGTCATGACCTCGCAGGGCATGGCCGCGTGGACCGTCGAGCGGCTCGGTGACCCGGCACAGGCGGCGGAACTGCTGCCGCGGCTGGCCTCGGGTGTCACGGCGGCCGTGGCCTTCAGTGAACCGCAGGCGGGCAGCGACCTGTCGGCCATCGCGACCACCGTCACCGTCGAGGGGGACACCCTGGTGCTCACCGGTCACAAGAAGTGGGTGACCGCCGCCGCCTACGCCGATCTCTTCCTGGTCGTCGCCCGGATGGGTGAGGAGGGTGCCGTGGTGGTGGTGGACCGGGCCGCCCCCGGCGTCCAGGTGCGACGGGTGGCCGATCCGCTGGGCTGCCGGGCGGCCGGGCACGCGGAAGTCCGGCTCGACGGGGTGCGGTTGCCGATCGGCAGCCTGCTGGGCGGCGGGCGGCAGCCGCTGTCCCTGCTCGTGACGACGGCCCTGGCCTACGGCCGGATCTCCGTCGCCTGGGGCTGTGTCGGGATCCTGCGGGCCTGCGTGGCGGCGGCCCGCGACCATGCGGCGTCCCGGCACCAGTTCGGCCGGCCGCTCGGGCAGCACCAGCTCGTCGCCCGGCATCTGGCCGACCTGTGGACCGCGGAGCAGGTCGCCACCCGGGCCTGCGAGCACGCCAGCCGCCGCTGGGACGAGAACGGGGCCGACCTGGCCACCGCCATCGTGCTGGCGAAGTACGTCAGTGCCCGGAACGCGGCCACGGGCGCGGCCGCCGCTGTCCAGGTGCTCGCGTCGGCCGGGGCGCAGGACGGGCACATCGTCGCGCGGGCGTACCGCGACGCCAAGCTCATGGAAATCATCGAGGGCAGCAACGAGGTGTGCCAGCTGATCCTGGCCGAGCACACGCTCGGCCGGAGGTGA